One region of Neisseria mucosa genomic DNA includes:
- a CDS encoding peptidylprolyl isomerase, whose product MIILHTNKGDIKIELDFDKAPVTAKNFEQYVKDGFYDGVIFHRVIKGFMIQGGGMDENMNEKETREPIQNEASNGLPNEKYTIAMARTSDPHSASAQFFINTADNAFLNFRSKELYGKTVVQDWGYAVFGKVVDGFDVVDAIEGVATKRHGYHDDVPTEPVVITKAEVV is encoded by the coding sequence ATGATTATCCTGCACACCAATAAAGGCGACATCAAAATCGAACTCGATTTCGACAAAGCCCCCGTTACCGCCAAAAATTTCGAGCAATACGTCAAAGACGGTTTCTACGACGGCGTAATCTTCCACCGCGTCATCAAAGGCTTCATGATTCAAGGCGGCGGCATGGACGAGAACATGAACGAAAAAGAAACACGCGAGCCGATTCAAAACGAAGCGTCCAACGGCCTGCCCAACGAGAAATACACCATCGCCATGGCGCGCACCTCCGACCCGCATTCCGCCAGCGCGCAATTCTTCATCAACACCGCCGACAACGCCTTCCTGAACTTCCGTTCCAAAGAGCTGTACGGCAAAACCGTCGTCCAAGACTGGGGCTACGCCGTATTCGGCAAAGTCGTCGATGGTTTTGATGTAGTCGATGCCATCGAAGGCGTCGCCACCAAACGCCACGGCTACCACGACGACGTACCGACCGAACCTGTCGTCATCACCAAAGCCGAAGTGGTATAA